A genomic window from Lotus japonicus ecotype B-129 chromosome 1, LjGifu_v1.2 includes:
- the LOC130728957 gene encoding bidirectional sugar transporter SWEET9-like, which translates to MISISEREMVLIFGLLGNIVSFMVFLAPLPTFYTIYKKKSSEGFQSIPYVVALLSAMLLLYYGFLKTNALLIITINCIGCAIEVSYLMMYIIYAPKKQKISTLLLILMADIGGLGLTMIITMFVVKSAERVHAVGLICAIFNIAVFAAPLSIMRKVIKTRSVEYMPFSLSLFLTLCATMWFFYGLFDKDNYIMMPNVLGFLFGISQMILYIIYKNAKKKVEVEATEQQEWGNTEKPAQHSNDGNNKLVLPSVVEMKENIV; encoded by the exons atgatttcaatttctGAACGTGAGATGGTTTTAATCTTTGGTCTCCTAG GTAACATTGTGTCCTTCATGGTGTTCTTAGCACCCTT GCCAACCTTCTATACAATTTACAAGAAAAAATCATCTGAAGGGTTCCAGTCAATCCCATATGTGGTTGCACTTCTAAGTGCAATGTTGCTGCTATATTATGGTTTCCTCAAGACCAATGCACTCTTGATTATCACCATCAACTGTATTGGATGTGCTATAGAAGTTTCATACCTAATGATGTACATTATATATGCTCCCAAGAAGCAGAAG ATATCCACCTTGTTATTGATACTAATGGCAGACATAGGAGGTCTTGGCTTGACCATGATAATCACCATGTTTGTTGTGAAGAGTGCTGAGCGTGTTCATGCTGTTGGATTGATTTGCGCCATTTTTAACATTGCGGTCTTTGCTGCTCCCTTAAGCATCATG AGAAAAGTCATCAAAACCAGAAGTGTAGAGTACATGCCATTTTCCTTGTCCTTGTTTCTTACCCTCTGCGCCACCATGTGGTTTTTCTATGGGCTCTTTGACAAGGATAACTACATCATG ATGCCAAATGTGCTAGGATTTTTGTTTGGCATCTCCCAGATGATCTTATACATCATATACAAGAATGCTAAGAAGAAAGTAGAAGTTGAGGCTACAGAGCAACAAGAATGGGGGAATACAGAGAAACCTGCACAGCATAGCAATGATGGGAATAATAAACTTGTTCTCCCTTCAGTGGTGGAAATGAAAGAGAACATAGTTTGA
- the LOC130728958 gene encoding probable phosphopantothenoylcysteine decarboxylase, whose amino-acid sequence MAALSEPVGAEGEAMSVDAAAPRKPRILLAASGSVAALKFANLCHCFSEWAEVRAVATKSSLHFIDRTAIPKDVILYTDEDEWSSWKKLGDSVLHIELRRWADIMVIAPLSANTLGKIAGGLCDNLLTCIVRAWDYSKPFFVAPAMNTLMWNNPFTERHLISTDELGICLIPPVAKRLACGDYGNGAMAEPSTIYSTVRLFYESKSVQGNGDV is encoded by the exons ATGGCGGCTTTGTCGGAACCCGTAGGTGCAGAAGGAGAAGCTATGTCAGTGGATGCTGCTGCCCCGAGGAAGCCTCGGATCCTGCTTGCTGCTAGTGGGAGTGTTGCTGCTCTCAAATTTGCAAATCTGTGTCATTGTTTCTCTGAATGGGCTGAAGTAAGAGCAGTGGCTACCAAATCTTCTTTGCATTTTATTGACAGGACAGCGATTCCCAAGGATGTGATTTTATATACAGATGAGGATGAGTGGTCTAGTTGGAAGAAACTAGGCGATAGCGTGCTTCACATTGAGCTTCGTAGATGGGCTGATATCATGGTCATTGCTCCTTTATCAGCTAACACTCTTGGAAAG ATTGCTGGAGGGCTGTGTGACAATCTACTGACTTGTATTGTGCGAGCTTGGGACTACAGCAAGCCATTCTTTGTTGCACCAGCCATGAACACTTTAATGTGGAATAATCCTTTCACAGAGAGGCATCTTATTTCCACTGATGAGCTTGGGATTTGTCTCATTCCCCCTGTTGCAAAGAGATTAGCTTGTGGGGATTACGGCAATGGCGCGATGGCCGAACCTTCCACCATTTACTCGACTGTTAGACTGTTTTATGAGTCAAAGTCTGTGCAGGGTAATGGTGATGTTTAA
- the LOC130718009 gene encoding uncharacterized protein LOC130718009 — MDDHRVLTLFYIWRMYINILAMSGAALILINEFLKKKLERAPLEHNSHIRDIARGSVIDGIIKSSDNNCIWELRMCRNTFAKLCELLKIQGGLIEDGKLMIEEQVAIFLNILAHHKKNRDIQVTYYRSGETVSRYFHNVLSAVLRLHELLLAKPEPIPQDCTDERWKYFKNCLGALDGTYIPVTVPVADSARYRTRKGYLATNVLGVCTRDMQFAYVLSGWEGSAADSRVLRDAISRHNGLKIPIGM; from the exons ATGGATGATCATCGTGTTTTGACACTCTTCTATATTTGGAGGATGTACATTAATATTCTTGCAATGTCTGGAGCTGCACTTATATTGATTAATgagtttctgaaaaaaaaattagagagagCTCCTTTAGAGCATAATAGTCATATTAGAGACATCGCACGAGGAAGTGTAATAGATGGAATTATAAAAAGCAGTGATAACAATTGTATTTGGGAATTACGAATGTGTAGGAACACTTTTGCTAAATTGTGTGAGCTATTAAAAATTCAAGGAGGGTTGATTGAGGATGGAAAATTAATGATTGAGGAGCAAGTTGCTATTTTTCTAAATATACTAGCCCATCATAAGAAGAATAGAGATATTCAAGTTACATATTATAGGTCAGGAGAGACAGTTAGTAGGTATTTCCATAATGTCTTGTCTGCTGTTTTGCGGTTGCATGAGTTGTTACTTGCAAAACCTGAACCTATACCCCAAGACTGCACTGATGAAAGGTGGAAATATTTTAAG AATTGTTTGGGAGCATTAGATGGAACATATATACCAGTCACTGTACCCGTAGCCGATAGTGCAAGATATCGAACAAGGAAAGGATATCTTGCTACAAATGTGTTAGGAGTTTGTACACGAGACATGCAATTTGCGTATGTTTTGTCTGGATGGGAAGGGTCAGCTGCTGACTCAAGGGTATTGCGAGATGCTATTAGTAGGCATAATGGCTTGAAAATACCTATTGGTATGTAG
- the LOC130728956 gene encoding uncharacterized protein LOC130728956 — translation MENEANGDPRKSRTWTLIEEENLMNILQELVVEGQKQPNGKFKAGAHEIAAQRMKARMEGIDITFKHVANKLKRWNTKYTAVFDMINTSGFGWDDTKKCVIVDSLQVLQQYLAHHPRAQNFVNKSYPEYEKMQIIFGKDRADGHIAESFADAAEDTQQENDLGNEATQEESKIPINSPQSVPIPGPASTSRASRKRARENDRLIACVEAFATSVSAANDNMAMVANNFAPQNREHDLVADELKKLNLTRADRIEATIKIAKCPTLTGLFLKMEGEDRDEFVNKVLKD, via the exons ATGGAGAATGAAGCAAATGGGGATCCAAGGAAGAGTCGTActtggactttgatagaagagGAGAATCTTATGAATATTTTACAAGAATTGGTTGTTGAAGGTCAAAAACAGCCAAATGGCAAATTTAAAGCAGGAGCACATGAGATAGCTGCCCAAAGAATGAAGGCTAGGATGGAAGGTATTGACATTACTTTTAAACATGTGGCAAATAAGCTGAAACGATGGAACACAAAATATACTGCAGTGTTTGACATGATAAATACAAGTGGATTTGGATGGGACGACACCAAAAAATGTGTTATAGTTGATAGCCTGCAAGTGTTGCAACAATATTTAGCA CATCACCCGAGAGCTCAAAATTTTGTCAACAAATCATATCCAGAATATGAGAAGATGCAAATCATATTTGGAAAGGATCGTGCTGATGGTCACATTGCTGAGTCATTTGCTGATGCTGCAGAAGATACTCAACAAGAAAATGATTTAGGCAATGAGGCCACTCAAGAAGAGAGTAAGATTCCTATAAACTCACCTCAATCTGTTCCTATTCCAGGACCAGCTTCAACTTCTCGAGCTTCAAGAAAACGTGCTAGAGAAAATGATAGATTAATAGCATGTGTTGAAGCTTTTGCTACAAGTGTTAGCGCAGCAAATGATAACATGGCAATGGTGGCTAACAACTTTGCACCTCAAAACCGAGAGCATGACTTGGTTGCAGATGAACTTAAGAAGCTTAATTTAACACGTGCTGATCGTATTGAAGCCACTATTAAGATAGCAAAATGTCCTACACTTACAGGGTTGTTTCTCAAGATGGAAGGAGAGGACAGGGATGAATTCGTTAATAAGGTGCTCAAGGATTGA
- the LOC130728959 gene encoding plastidic glucose transporter 4 produces MSRTSWCGLRPGSVNMETELSSRGRGFGGIFGSAAKSRSPRVQPSDEDVEDLLPTNTLGKPSGTVLPYVGVSCLGAILFGYHLGVVNGALEYLAKDLGITQNTVLQGWIVSTLLAGATVGSFTGGALADKFGRTRTFQLDAIPLAIGGFLCATAQSVQTLIIGRLLAGIGIGVTSAIVPLYISEISPTEIRGALGSVNQLFICIGILAALVAGLPLAGNPTWWRTMFGITVVPSILLALGMAISPESPRWLYQQGKISEAEKAIKTLYGKERVASVMHDLAAASQGSSEPEARWFDLFSSRYRKVVSVGAALFLFQQFAGINAVVYYSTSVFRSAGIASDVAASALVGASNVFGTIVASSLMDRQGRKSLLITSFSGMAASMLLLSLAFTWKVLAPFSGTLEVIGTVLYVLSFSLGAGPVPALLLPEIFASRIRAKAISLSLGTHWISNFVIGLYFLSVVDKFGISTVYLGFSTVCLLAVLYIAGNVVETKGRSLEEIERALSPAS; encoded by the exons ATGAGCAGAACAAGCTGGTGCGGTTTGAGACCTGGTTCGGTCAACATGGAAACCGAGCTTAGTAGTAGAGGAAGGGGTTTTGGTGGTATTTTTGGCTCTGCAGCTAAGTCTAGATCACCAAGGGTTCAACCTTCTG ATGAAGATGTAGAGGATCTTCTCCCCACTAATACCCTAGGCAAACCTTCTGGAACTGTTCTGCCCTATGTTGGCGTTTCTTGCCTTGGAGCCATTTTATTTGGTTATCATCTTGG GGTGGTAAATGGTGCTCTTGAGTACCTTGCGAAGGATCTTGGAATCACTCAAAACACTGTACTACAAG GGTGGATTGTCAGCACACTACTTGCTGGTGCTACTGTCGGTTCATTCACTGGTGGAGCATTGGCTGACAAATTCGGCCGAACTAGGACTTTTCAGTTGGACGCAATCCCTCTGGCAATCGGAGGATTTCTTTG TGCTACAGCCCAGAGTGTTCAAACATTAATCATCGGTCGCTTGCTAGCTGGTATAGGAATTGGTGTTACATCTGCAATTGTACCACTGTACATATCTGAG ATTTCTCCTACTGAAATTCGTGGTGCTCTTGGATCTGTTAATCAACTTTTTATATGTATTGGGATTCTTGCAGCACTAGTGGCTGGTTTACCTCTGGCAGGAAATCCTACATG GTGGAGGACAATGTTTGGAATTACTGTAGTTCCTTCTATTTTGTTAGCACTTGGAATGGCAATTTCTCCAGAAAGCCCCCGGTGGCTTTATCAG CAAGGGAAAATCTCTGAAGCTGAAAAGGCTATTAAAACACTGTATGGAAAAGAAAGAGTTGCTTCAGTTATGCATGACTTGGCAGCAGCAAGTCAAGGTTCTTCTGAACCTGAAGCACGATGGTTTGATTTGTTTAGTAGCCGATATAGGAAAG TTGTCAGTGTAGGGGCAGCACTTTTCTTGTTCCAGCAGTTTGCTGGAATCAATGCCGTGGTATATTACTCAACTTCTGTTTTTCGCAGTGCTGGAATTGCTTCGGACGTTGCCGCAAGTGCCCTGGTTGGTGCATCAAATGTTTTTG GCACTATTGTTGCTTCCTCCTTGATGGACCGGCAAGGAAGGAAAAGCCTCCTTATCACAAGCTTTAGTGGGATG GCTGCTTCTATGTTGCTGCTTTCTCTGGCTTTCACTTGGAAGGTCCTTGCACCATTCTCTGGCACACTAGAGGTCATCGGCACTGTCCT CTATGTCTTATCTTTCTCTCTTGGTGCCGGTCCCGTGCCTGCCCTTCTTCTACCAGAGATATTTGCATCTAGGATCAGAGCAAAAGCAATTTCTTTATCATTAGGCACACATTGG ATCTCCAACTTTGTCATCGGACTCTATTTCTTGAGTGTTGTAGACAAGTTTGGCATCAGCACCGTGTACTTGGGGTTCTCTACTGTGTGTCTTCTTGCTGTCTTGTACATTGCTGGTAACGTTGTGGAAACTAAAGGTCGTTCATTGGAAGAAATAGAACGTGCTCTTAGTCCTGCTAGTTAA